A genome region from Candidatus Eremiobacteraceae bacterium includes the following:
- a CDS encoding PLP-dependent aminotransferase family protein, protein MQVADAIGLLIAEGGLQRGSVMPRVRDLAEELKVSIVTAAHAYRVLGERGLLAGRPGVGTFVAELPPRPADTPHPDARALAWQDGYIRPRAQTNLSFIYRLPPACGHAQFAFFSVPSYGGEMLAPSRRAMRRIALDSEFSTVHPTDTQGAPDLRAAIAAHMCDEGIEVGADRVLVTNSYEETLVLALLAFCNEGDAVAMEDPNQFCLVDAVRLRNLRMIGIPMDDKGMRTDILEAAAAREPIRLVVTTPRAHNPTGLEMHPARRQHLMDLAARHNWLVFECDPFAPLTYRGKPQMPLYTTDRDGRVIYARPVSRGLLMNMGATLATGRVLEQLIQAKDVIDRGSDVFLQLVLRRLFEAGSIARQDLQMRRQWADQLTALLGALERNMPHAVRWTRPRAGGAVWVTMPEGCSGDALLVRALEKDISFIPGRAFSVNDRHERSFRLAIGSLTPAQIMEGIKRLGAITSVYVNEAARGRVRSPVSKVS, encoded by the coding sequence ATGCAGGTCGCGGATGCGATCGGCCTGCTCATCGCAGAAGGCGGTCTGCAGCGCGGCTCTGTTATGCCTCGCGTGCGAGACCTCGCCGAAGAGCTTAAGGTCAGCATCGTCACTGCTGCCCATGCGTATCGTGTGCTCGGCGAGCGCGGCCTGCTCGCGGGCAGGCCGGGCGTGGGGACGTTTGTGGCGGAGTTACCGCCGCGACCCGCCGATACTCCCCACCCGGACGCGCGAGCCCTCGCATGGCAAGACGGCTACATCCGGCCGCGAGCGCAGACGAATCTCTCGTTCATCTATCGCCTGCCCCCGGCTTGCGGCCACGCACAGTTCGCGTTTTTCAGCGTGCCGTCGTACGGCGGCGAAATGCTGGCGCCGTCGCGCCGCGCCATGCGTCGAATCGCGCTCGACTCGGAGTTCAGCACCGTTCACCCCACGGACACGCAAGGCGCGCCCGATCTTCGGGCCGCCATCGCGGCGCACATGTGTGACGAGGGCATCGAAGTCGGCGCGGATCGCGTCCTTGTCACCAACAGCTACGAAGAGACGCTCGTACTGGCGCTGCTCGCGTTCTGCAACGAAGGCGACGCAGTGGCCATGGAAGACCCGAATCAATTCTGCCTCGTCGACGCGGTCCGGCTTCGAAATCTCCGGATGATCGGCATTCCCATGGACGATAAGGGCATGCGCACCGACATACTCGAAGCGGCTGCCGCGCGCGAGCCCATCCGTCTCGTCGTCACCACGCCGCGCGCGCATAATCCCACCGGGCTCGAGATGCACCCCGCGCGCCGGCAGCATCTCATGGACCTAGCCGCTCGCCACAACTGGCTCGTCTTCGAGTGCGACCCCTTCGCGCCGCTCACGTACCGTGGAAAACCGCAGATGCCGCTGTACACCACGGACCGTGACGGCCGCGTGATCTATGCTCGCCCCGTTTCTCGTGGTCTTCTCATGAACATGGGCGCCACGCTCGCTACCGGGCGCGTGCTTGAACAGCTTATCCAGGCGAAGGACGTCATCGATCGCGGCTCCGATGTTTTCTTGCAGCTCGTGTTGCGCCGCCTGTTCGAGGCAGGCTCCATCGCGCGCCAGGATCTGCAGATGCGGCGCCAGTGGGCGGATCAACTGACTGCGTTGCTCGGCGCGCTCGAGCGCAACATGCCGCACGCTGTGCGATGGACGCGTCCGCGCGCAGGCGGTGCGGTCTGGGTGACCATGCCCGAAGGCTGCTCTGGCGATGCATTGCTCGTTCGCGCGCTGGAAAAGGACATATCGTTCATTCCTGGCCGGGCTTTCTCGGTGAACGACCGGCATGAGCGCTCGTTCCGTCTCGCCATCGGGTCGCTGACGCCGGCGCAGATCATGGAAGGCATCAAGCGGCTCGGTGCGATCACGTCTGTCTACGTGAATGAAGCCGCGCGCGGGCGCGTGCGCTCTCCCGTCTCAAAGGTCTCGTGA